A stretch of Salvelinus alpinus chromosome 4, SLU_Salpinus.1, whole genome shotgun sequence DNA encodes these proteins:
- the LOC139573930 gene encoding WD and tetratricopeptide repeats protein 1-like, whose translation MTCCEAMSAVNITRDILHRQIRDKRALGFQRQYHVTDPFISRLGLEAELQGHTGCVNCLEWNEQGDLLASGSDDQHCIIWDPFKHKKLTTMHTGHAANIFSVKFLPHSGDRILVTGAADTKVHVHDVAVKETIHMFSDHTNRVKRIATAPMWPNTFWSAAEDGIIRQYDLRESSKRSEVLIDLTEYCGQLVEAKCLAVNPQNNNYLAVGANGPFVRLYDMRMIHNHRKSASQSTSAGVHTFCDRQKPIPDGAGQYYVAGHLPVKLPDYNNRLRVLVATYVTFSPDGTELLVNMGGEQVYLFDLTFKQKPYTYLLPKKCQITDVQNGKTTNGVSNGIHLPASRLRFTESQVFSGSGELPPHLERIKQQANEAFARQQWTQAIQFYSLGIHEASHNAMLYGNRAAAYMKRKWDGDHYDALRDCLKALSLNPGHLKAHFRLARCLFELKYVAEALECLDDFKVKFPEQAHSSACDALDKDIKAALFSKMDSAEDKKGNSSIRFHTFSRKESIPEDEVVLRERSYDYKHRYCGHCNTTTDIKEANFFGSKGQYIVSGSDDGSFFIWEKETANLVRILQGDESIVNCLQPHPSYCFLATSGIDPVVRLWNPRPETESESGNGRVVEDMEGAAAANQRRMNADPLEVMLLNMGYRITGLGGHGPEGSDDEDSSDGQVQCRPS comes from the exons ATGACTTGCTGTGAGGCCATGTCTGCTGTGAACATCACCAGAGACATCCTGCACAGGCAGATCAGG GACAAGAGAGCATTGGGCTTCCAAAGGCAGTATCATGTCACAGACCCCTTCATCAGTAGACTTGGACTGGAGGCAGAGTTgcag GGCCACACTGGGTGTGTGAACTGCCTGGAATGGAACGAACAGGGAGA TCTGCTGGCATCGGGCTCAGATGACCAACATTGCATCATCTGGGACCCCTTCAAACACAAGAAGCTCACCACTATGCACACAGGGCATGCAGCAAACATCTTCTCTgtgaag TTTCTCCCTCACTCAGGTGACCGTATCCTCGTGACGGGTGCAGCGGACACCAAGGTTCACGTGCACGACGTGGCGGTCAAGGAGACCATCCACATGTTCTCTGACCACACCAACCGCGTCAAGCGCATTGCTACGGCCCCCATGTGGCCTAACACCTTCTGGAGTGCTGCGGAGGACGGCATCATCAG GCAATATGACCTGAGGGAGAGCAGTAAGCGTTCAGAAGTGCTCATCGACCTGACGGAATACTGTGGTCAGCTGGTGGAGGCCAAGTGTTTGGCTGTGAACCCGCAAAATAATAACTACCTAGCAGTGGGGGCCAACGGGCCCTTTGTACGCCTCTATGACATGCGCATGATCCACAACCACAG GAAGTCTGCGAGTCAGAGCACATCGGCAGGAGTGCACACGTTCTGCGACAGGCAGAAGCCCATCCCAGACGGAGCGGGGCAGTATTATgtcgcag GGCACCTGCCAGTGAAGCTCCCTGACTACAATAACCGCCTGAGGGTCCTAGTGGCCACCTACGTCACCTTCAGCCCCGACGGCACCGAGCTGCTAGTTAACATGGGAGGAGAACAG GTGTATCTATTTGACTTGACGTTCAAACAGAAGCCGTACACCTATCTGCTTCCCAAAAAGTGCCAAATAACAG ATGTTCAGAATGGAAAGACAACCAACGGTGTGTCAAATGGAATTCACTTGCCAGCCAGCCGACTTCGATTCACAGAAAGCCAAGTTTTCTCTGG TTCTGGCGAGCTGCCGCCTCACTTGGAGCGGATAAAGCAGCAGGCCAATGAGGCGTTTGCGCGGCAGCAGTGGACGCAGGCCATCCAGTTCTACAGTCTGGGCATCCACGAGGCCAGCCACAACGCCATGCTGTATGGGAACCGCGCTGCCGCCTACATGAAGCGCAAGTG ggaCGGTGACCACTATGATGCGCTGAGGGATTGTCTGAAAGCCCTGTCCCTCAACCCTGGGCACCTGAAGGCCCACTTCCGGCTGGCACGCTGCCTCTTTGAGCTGAAGTACGTGGCCGAGGCTCTGGAGTGCTTGGATGACTTCAAGGTGAAGTTCCCTGAGCAAGCCCACAGCAGCGCCTGCGACGCCCTAGATAAGGATATCAAGGCCGCCCTCTTCTCCAAGATGGACTCTG CTGAGGACAAAAAGGGCAACAGCTCAATCCGCTTCCACACGTTCAGCAGGAAGGAGTCCATCCCGGAAGACGAGGTCGTCTTGAGAGAGCGCAGCTACGACTACAAACACCGCTACTGTGGTCATTGTAACACCACCACAGACATCAAGGAGGCCAACTTCTTTGGCAG TAAAGGCCAGTACATTGTGAGCGGCTCCGACGACGGCTCCTTTTTCATCTGGGAGAAGGAGACTGCTAACCTGGTGCGGATCCTCCAGGGGGACGAGTCCATAGTCAACTGCCTGCAGCCTCACCCCAGTTACTGCTTCCTGGCTACCAGCGGCATCGACCCTGTGGTGCGGCTCTGGAACCCCAGGCCGGAG ACGGAGAGTGAGAGTGGGAACGGGCGCGTGGTGGAGGACATGGAGGGCGCCGCTGCAGCCAACCAGCGGCGTATGAATGCCGACCCCCTGGAGGTCATGCTGCTCAACATGGGTTACCGCATCACGGGCCTCGGCGGCCACGGGCCAGAGGGCTCGGACGATGAGGACAGCTCAGACGGCCAGGTGCAGTGCCGGCCCAGCTAG
- the LOC139573929 gene encoding centrosomal protein of 85 kDa-like isoform X2: MPSTAGPPASNPRPCSQEDSQASASSGSRTSGGTSNSKSSSLSKSASSPNLDMAQGGAGRADPTGPKPDCLSRYRSLVNGLDHSLFPSGDHSCMDEGQRFDMPTMEPTMNQSALLAGYCPDVRLRLQMTSLGETPEGNREAYRGAMEHSYKALPETRPGVPGAPDPYSQRSSQPGGTGPGSAGVYPGSLYLQTQALLREAKAYEPMLQERCSELPSWQQQHKQQLESLRMQVEQMQMMTAGVGQYPALYSTPSMPPETRKWDEVIKANESILKEKQLAIERQKQQMSQLELRESELQVHGALLGRGAPYGDMCLLRLQEAQRENAFLRAQFAERGDCAAHEEAERRLGAVDAETRRLNDALRETGERHAEEMKKQEERIRNRDKHINSLKKKCQKEAEQNREKQQRIETLERYLADLPTMEDYQGQSKQLKEVEQRAFQLQGRVRELEVCLEEARSHTREKDTQLEEQRRRERELLTTVTSLQERVQEGLEDGARLPSLDVEKLRGENSSLREEQQRLKKVIEKQLRMMTKLGTQIVTLEEQVSQEESSSHALREEVCSKEQGLLQLHTAMKENQELTEQNLTLHERLEDSEKVNLDRTSSSLRPPGDRLTQRLHGEMASCLCDLRSLCNVLTQRSQGRDPNLSLLLGVSSPPPMAEQVEDWLSPEVLQRKLTEAQQLRRDVEELRTTISDRYAQDMGENCITQ, translated from the exons ATGCCTTCCACGGCCGGACCACCGGCCTCCAATCCCCGGCCCTGTTCCCAGGAAGATTCCCAGGCTTCTGCCTCCTCGGGCTCCCGAACCTCCGGTGGAACCTCCAACTCGAAGTCGTCCTCCCTCTCCAAATCAGCCTCTTCACCCAACCTGGACATGGCACAAGGCGGCGCGGGGCGTGCCGACCCCACCGGGCCCAAGCCGGACTGCCTGAGCCGCTACCGCAGCCTCGTGAACGGACTAGACCACTCTCTGTTCCCCTCGGGGGACCACTCTTGCATGGATGAGGGCCAGAGGTTTGACATGCCCACCATGGAGCCCACAATGAACCAATCTGCTCTGCTGGCAGGCTATTGCCCCGACGTCCGACTCAGGCTCCAGATGACCAGTCTGGGGGAGACTCCCGAGGGCAACAGGGAGGCCTACAGGGGTGCCATGGAGCACTCGTACAAGGCTCTCCCCGAGACAAGGCCGGGGGTCCCCGGCGCTCCAGACCCCTACAGCCAGAGGAGCAGCCAGCCAGGTGGAACTGGGCCTGGGTCAGCAGGTGTGTACCCCGGCTCTCTGTATCTGCAGACCCAGGCTCTGCTGAGGGAGGCCAAGGCCTATGAACCCATGCTGCAGGAGAGATGCAGCGAGTTGCCCAGCTGGCAACAGCAGCACAAGCAGCAGCTGGAGAGTCTCCGCATGCAAGTGGAGCAGATGCAG ATGATGACTGCTGGAGTGGGCCAGTACCCGGCTCTCTACTCCACCCCCTCCATGCCACCAGAGACCAGGAAGTGGGACGAGGTGATCAAAGCCAACGAGAGCATTCTGAAGGAGAAGCAGCTCGCCATAGAGAG ACAGAAGCAGCAGATGTCTCAGCTGGAGCTGCGGGAGAGCGAGCTGCAGGTCCACGGCGCCCTGCTCGGCCGCGGCGCTCCGTACGGCGACATGTGTCTGCTCCGTCTGCAG GAGGCTCAGAGGGAGAACGCCTTCCTACGGGCCCAGTTTGCAGAGCGCGGTGACTGCGCCGCCCACGAGGAGGCAGAGCGCCGCCTCGGTGCCGTGGATGCGGAGACGCGGCGTCTGAACGATGCGCTGAGGGAGACTGGCGAGAGGCACGCCGAGGAGATGAAGAagcaggaggagagg attcgcAACCGGGACAAGCACATCAACAGCCTGAAGAAGAAGTGCCAGAAGGAGGCAGAGCAGAACCGAGAGAAGCAGCAGCGCATCGAGACTCTGGAGCGCTACCTCGCTGACCTGCCCACTATGGAGGACTACCAGGGCCAGAGCAAACAG CTGAAGGAGGTGGAGCAGCGGGCGTTCCAGCTGCAGGGCCGGGTCAGAGAGCTGGAGGTGTGTCTGGAGGAAGCTCGCTCACACACCCGGGAGAAGGACACCCAGCTGGAGGAGCAGAGACGCAGGGAGAGGGAGCTGCTCACCACTgtcaccag TTTACAAGAGCGGGTGCAGGAGGGCCTGGAGGACGGGGCAAGGTTACCCTCCCTGGATGTAGAGAAACTCAGAGGGGAGAACAGCAGCCTGAGAGAAGAACAGCAGAGACTTAAAAAG gtCATAGAGAAGCAGCTGAGGATGATGACGAAACTGGGCACCCAGATCGTA accctGGAGGAGCAGGTGTCTCAGGAGGAGAGCAGCTCCCATGCTCTGAGAGAGGAGGTTTGTTCTAAAGAGCAGGGTTTGCTCCAGCTCCACACAGCCATGAAGGAG AACCAGGAACTAACGGAGCAGAACCTGACCCTCCATGAGCGTCTGGAGGACTCGGAGAAGGTGAACCTGGACCGGACGTCGTCCTCGCTGCGGCCGCCCGGGGACCGCCTCACCCAGCGTCTTCACGGGGAGATGGCCTCATGCCTCTGCGACCTGCGCTCCCTCTGCAACGTCCTGACCCAGCGGTCACAGGGCCGAGACCCCAACCTCTCGCTGCTGCTTGGCGTTTCCT CTCCCCCGCCCATGGCAGAGCAGGTGGAGGACTGGCTGAGTCCTGAGGTCCTCCAGAGGAAGTTGACTGAAGCCCAGCAGCTGCGTCGTGATGTGGAGGAGCTCCGCACCACCATCTCAGACCGCTATGCCCAGGACATGGGAGAGAACTGCATTACCCAGTAG
- the LOC139573929 gene encoding centrosomal protein of 85 kDa-like isoform X1, which yields MSGMTTSQRYLESKLTAGFPDMEWQTPAVSEKFQSHFGRRPGTADSGDTGLGATPSDSTEDLCSSSSSPSFQPIRSPIPIPTAHVMPSTAGPPASNPRPCSQEDSQASASSGSRTSGGTSNSKSSSLSKSASSPNLDMAQGGAGRADPTGPKPDCLSRYRSLVNGLDHSLFPSGDHSCMDEGQRFDMPTMEPTMNQSALLAGYCPDVRLRLQMTSLGETPEGNREAYRGAMEHSYKALPETRPGVPGAPDPYSQRSSQPGGTGPGSAGVYPGSLYLQTQALLREAKAYEPMLQERCSELPSWQQQHKQQLESLRMQVEQMQMMTAGVGQYPALYSTPSMPPETRKWDEVIKANESILKEKQLAIERQKQQMSQLELRESELQVHGALLGRGAPYGDMCLLRLQEAQRENAFLRAQFAERGDCAAHEEAERRLGAVDAETRRLNDALRETGERHAEEMKKQEERIRNRDKHINSLKKKCQKEAEQNREKQQRIETLERYLADLPTMEDYQGQSKQLKEVEQRAFQLQGRVRELEVCLEEARSHTREKDTQLEEQRRRERELLTTVTSLQERVQEGLEDGARLPSLDVEKLRGENSSLREEQQRLKKVIEKQLRMMTKLGTQIVTLEEQVSQEESSSHALREEVCSKEQGLLQLHTAMKENQELTEQNLTLHERLEDSEKVNLDRTSSSLRPPGDRLTQRLHGEMASCLCDLRSLCNVLTQRSQGRDPNLSLLLGVSSPPPMAEQVEDWLSPEVLQRKLTEAQQLRRDVEELRTTISDRYAQDMGENCITQ from the exons ATGAGTGGAATGACCACCTCACAGAGATACCTGGAGTCTAAGCTGACAG CTGGGTTTCCTGACATGGAGTGGCAGACGCCAGCTGTGTCTGAGAAGTTCCAGAGCCACTTTGGCCGCCGGCCTGGGACAGCGGACAGTGGGGACACGGGGCTAGGCGCCACCCCATCTGACAGCACAGAAG ATTTGTGCAGTTCCAGCAGCAGCCCCTCGTTCCAGCCCATCCGCAGTCCGATTCCCATCCCCACTGCCCATGTCATGCCTTCCACGGCCGGACCACCGGCCTCCAATCCCCGGCCCTGTTCCCAGGAAGATTCCCAGGCTTCTGCCTCCTCGGGCTCCCGAACCTCCGGTGGAACCTCCAACTCGAAGTCGTCCTCCCTCTCCAAATCAGCCTCTTCACCCAACCTGGACATGGCACAAGGCGGCGCGGGGCGTGCCGACCCCACCGGGCCCAAGCCGGACTGCCTGAGCCGCTACCGCAGCCTCGTGAACGGACTAGACCACTCTCTGTTCCCCTCGGGGGACCACTCTTGCATGGATGAGGGCCAGAGGTTTGACATGCCCACCATGGAGCCCACAATGAACCAATCTGCTCTGCTGGCAGGCTATTGCCCCGACGTCCGACTCAGGCTCCAGATGACCAGTCTGGGGGAGACTCCCGAGGGCAACAGGGAGGCCTACAGGGGTGCCATGGAGCACTCGTACAAGGCTCTCCCCGAGACAAGGCCGGGGGTCCCCGGCGCTCCAGACCCCTACAGCCAGAGGAGCAGCCAGCCAGGTGGAACTGGGCCTGGGTCAGCAGGTGTGTACCCCGGCTCTCTGTATCTGCAGACCCAGGCTCTGCTGAGGGAGGCCAAGGCCTATGAACCCATGCTGCAGGAGAGATGCAGCGAGTTGCCCAGCTGGCAACAGCAGCACAAGCAGCAGCTGGAGAGTCTCCGCATGCAAGTGGAGCAGATGCAG ATGATGACTGCTGGAGTGGGCCAGTACCCGGCTCTCTACTCCACCCCCTCCATGCCACCAGAGACCAGGAAGTGGGACGAGGTGATCAAAGCCAACGAGAGCATTCTGAAGGAGAAGCAGCTCGCCATAGAGAG ACAGAAGCAGCAGATGTCTCAGCTGGAGCTGCGGGAGAGCGAGCTGCAGGTCCACGGCGCCCTGCTCGGCCGCGGCGCTCCGTACGGCGACATGTGTCTGCTCCGTCTGCAG GAGGCTCAGAGGGAGAACGCCTTCCTACGGGCCCAGTTTGCAGAGCGCGGTGACTGCGCCGCCCACGAGGAGGCAGAGCGCCGCCTCGGTGCCGTGGATGCGGAGACGCGGCGTCTGAACGATGCGCTGAGGGAGACTGGCGAGAGGCACGCCGAGGAGATGAAGAagcaggaggagagg attcgcAACCGGGACAAGCACATCAACAGCCTGAAGAAGAAGTGCCAGAAGGAGGCAGAGCAGAACCGAGAGAAGCAGCAGCGCATCGAGACTCTGGAGCGCTACCTCGCTGACCTGCCCACTATGGAGGACTACCAGGGCCAGAGCAAACAG CTGAAGGAGGTGGAGCAGCGGGCGTTCCAGCTGCAGGGCCGGGTCAGAGAGCTGGAGGTGTGTCTGGAGGAAGCTCGCTCACACACCCGGGAGAAGGACACCCAGCTGGAGGAGCAGAGACGCAGGGAGAGGGAGCTGCTCACCACTgtcaccag TTTACAAGAGCGGGTGCAGGAGGGCCTGGAGGACGGGGCAAGGTTACCCTCCCTGGATGTAGAGAAACTCAGAGGGGAGAACAGCAGCCTGAGAGAAGAACAGCAGAGACTTAAAAAG gtCATAGAGAAGCAGCTGAGGATGATGACGAAACTGGGCACCCAGATCGTA accctGGAGGAGCAGGTGTCTCAGGAGGAGAGCAGCTCCCATGCTCTGAGAGAGGAGGTTTGTTCTAAAGAGCAGGGTTTGCTCCAGCTCCACACAGCCATGAAGGAG AACCAGGAACTAACGGAGCAGAACCTGACCCTCCATGAGCGTCTGGAGGACTCGGAGAAGGTGAACCTGGACCGGACGTCGTCCTCGCTGCGGCCGCCCGGGGACCGCCTCACCCAGCGTCTTCACGGGGAGATGGCCTCATGCCTCTGCGACCTGCGCTCCCTCTGCAACGTCCTGACCCAGCGGTCACAGGGCCGAGACCCCAACCTCTCGCTGCTGCTTGGCGTTTCCT CTCCCCCGCCCATGGCAGAGCAGGTGGAGGACTGGCTGAGTCCTGAGGTCCTCCAGAGGAAGTTGACTGAAGCCCAGCAGCTGCGTCGTGATGTGGAGGAGCTCCGCACCACCATCTCAGACCGCTATGCCCAGGACATGGGAGAGAACTGCATTACCCAGTAG